The DNA segment CGGCCCTCACGGCGCTGCGGGCGCTCGGCGGCACCGTGCACATGTCGCACGTCGCGTCGAACCTCGACGGCGTGGACACGGTCGTCTACTCGACCGCGATCCCGCAGGACCACATCGAGCTCGCCGAGGCGCGCCGCCGCGGGTTGCGGGTGCTGCACCGCTCGGAGGCCCTCGCCGTGGCCATGACGAACCGGCAGGGCATCGCGATCGCCGGCACCCACGGCAAGACCACCACCACCTCGATCATGACGGTGATCCTGCAGCACGCCGGTCAGGACCCGTCGTTCGTGATCGGCGGCGAGATCTCGGCGGCCGGCGCGGCCGGGCACCACGGCACCGGGCCGCACTTCGTGGTCGAGGCGGACGAGAGCGACAAGTCGTTCCTGATCTACCGGCCGCACGTCGCGATCATCACGAACATCGAGGGTGACCACCTCAACAACTGGGGTGACCTGGAGTCGCTGAAGGCCGGGTTCCTGGAGTTCGGCTCGCTGGCCGACGGGTTCGTCGTGACCTGCGCTGACGGTCCGGGCACCGACGAGCTGATCGCGGGGCTCAAGGCCGAGGGCAAGACCGTCTACACGTACGGGGAATCGGAGTCCGCCGATCTCCGGATCAGTGACGTGGTCTCGTCCACCAGTGGTGTGCGATACCAGGCCGTCCTCGACGGCAAGCCGCTCGGCGAGGTGAAGCTGGCGCTGCCCGGCAAGCACATGGGCCTGAACAGCGCGGCCACCGTGCTGACCGCGCTGAAGCTGGGCCTGCCGCTGGACAAGGTGATCGAGGCGCTGGAGTCGTTCCCGGGGGTTCGCCGCCGGTTCGAGCGCAAGGGCATCGCCGCCGGGGTCCGGGTCTACGACGAGTACGCCTACCACCCCACCTCCGTGCAGGCCGCGCTGCGGACGCTGCGGGAGGTGGCCGGCGACGGGCGGCTGCTCGTGGTCTTCCAGCCGTACCGGGTCTACCGCACCCGGGACCTGCAGGCCGAGCTGGCCGAGGGCCTCGCCGTCGCCGACGAGGTGATCTGCATGGAGGTGTTCGGCCCGGGGGAGACCCGCGGACCGGGCGAGGGCGGCCGGGCGCTGACCGCGGCGATCGACCTGCCGGACGACCGGAAGGTCTTCGTGCCGGACTGGGACGACGTGCCGGCCGAGGTGGTCCGCCGCAGCCGGCCGGGCGACGTGGTGGTGACGATGGGCGCGCCGCCGATCTCGCTGATGGGCGACGAGCTGCTGGCCGCGCTCGCCGAGGCCGACCAGCAGCCGGACCTGGCGCGCTGAAGAGGTGACCGGCGGCGGGAACCGTAACTGGCGGCTGGTCCGCGCGAACACCGACGCGGTCCCGTCGTCGGCGCGCCGGTTCATGGCCCGGGCCCGGCAGCGCAAGCTGAAGGCCGCGATGCCGTGGCTGATCGGCGCCGGCGTGCTGCTGGCCGTCGGTGGCCTGGTCTGGCTGGTCTACGGCACCGCGGTGCTCGGCGTGCGCCAGGTCGAGGTGGTCGGCACCGAACTGCTCGATCCCGAGCAGGTACGCCAGGCCGCCGCGATCCCGGACAACCGCCCGCTGGCGAGGGTCGACCTCGGCGCGGCCGGCGCCCGGGTCCGCGAGCTGCCCGCCGTGGACCGGGTCGTGATCAGCCGCAGCTGGCCGTCGACCGTGGTCATCGAGGTGATCGAGCGGACGGCGGTGGCGGCGGTGCCGGCCAAGCAGGGCTTCATCCTGATCGACGACGAGGGTGTGCCGTTCCGGGCCGTCAAGGAGCAGCCGTCCGGGCTGCCGCTGGCCCGGCTCTCGGCGCCCGGCCCGTTCGACACGAACACCGAGTCGGCGCTGGCGGTGCTCGCCGCCCTCAGTGACGAACTCCGCAGACAACTCGTCGCGGTGGCCGTCCCCTCGCCGGTCCAGATCAGGTTGGAGTTGCGGAAGGGCAGGGTCGTCATCTGGGGTGACGACACCAAGAGCGACGAGAAGAGCAAGGTGGCGACCGAGCTGCTGGGACAGAAGGGCGAGGAGATCGACGTGAGCGCCCCGACGGTCGTGACAATTCGGTGATTTTCCATTGAATCCGGACGAAGACTCATGAACGTGATTTAACGGTCGAGGTTACGGGTCAGTCGGATACTCGCCACGTAAGCGGACGCGACACGCCGTCCGGGGTCTTTGGTGACGGCCGGATGTTTGCTTACGTTGCGTCGAGAGGTTTGAGTGGTTGACATAACTCTAAACCTCTAGTAGAGGGTGAGGGTTTCCTCGCCCTCCCTTGTACGGCAGCGGATGTCGAAGTGCGCCGCGACATTCGTCCACCCTGGAAGGGAAGGCTGGAGACCGATGACACCTCCACACAACTACCTGGCGGTAATCAAGGTCGTCGGTATCGGCGGCGGCGGTGTGAACGCCGTGAACCGCATGATCGAGGTCGGGCTCAAGGGCGTCGAGTTCATCGCGATCAACACGGACGCCCAGGCGCTCCTGATGAGCGACGCCGACGTGAAGCTCGACGTCGGCCGCGAGCTGACCCGCGGCCTCGGCGCCGGAGCGCAGCCCGACGTCGGCAAGAACGCCGCCGAGGACCACCGGGACGAGATCGAAGAGGTGCTCAAGGGTGCCGACATGGTCTTCGTCACCTGCGGCGAGGGCGGCGGCACCGGCACCGGCGGCGCGCCCGTCGTGGCGAACATCGCCCGCAAGCTCGGCGCGCTCACCATCGGCGTGGTCACCCGCCCGTTCTCGTTCGAGGGCAAGCGGCGGCAGGTCCAGGCCGAGGCCGGCATCGACGAGCTGCGCAACCAGTGCGACACCCTGATCGTGATCCCGAACGACCGGCTCCTCGCCCTCGGCGACCGCGGCATCAGCATGATGGACGCGTTCCGCCAGGCGGACCAGGTCCTGCTCTCCGGTGTTCAGGGCATCACCGACCTGATCACCACGCCGGGTCTGATCAACCTGGACTTCGCCGACGTGAAGAGCGTCATGAGCAACGCCGGCAGCGCGCTCATGGGTATCGGCAGCGCGCGCGGCGACAACCGCGCGGTCGAGGCCGCCGAGCGGGCCATCTCCAGCCCGCTGCTGGAGCAGAGCATGGACGGCGCCCGCGGCGTCCTGCTCTCCATCGCCGGTGGCTCGGACCTCGGCCTGTTCGAGATCAACGACGCGGCGCAGCTGGTCACCGACGCGGCCCACCCGGACGCGAACATCATCTTCGGCGCCGTGATCGACGACGCGCTCGGCGACGAGGTGCGGGTCACCGTGATCGCGGCGGGCTTCGACGGCGGCACCCCGTCGTACAAGCCGGCCGAGCCGGTCCGCAAGGTCGTCCCGCAGCCGTCGGCGCCGCCGGTCTCCGCGCCGGTGAGCCCGCCGCCGGTGCAGCCGGCCGCGACCCCGCCGCCGCGCCGGGTGCTCTTCGACGACGTGGACGTGCCGGACT comes from the Actinoplanes sp. OR16 genome and includes:
- the murC gene encoding UDP-N-acetylmuramate--L-alanine ligase — encoded protein: MNTAELTPAGELTAEDLGSVHLIGIGGVGMAGLARLLLTRGVPVSGSELREWPALTALRALGGTVHMSHVASNLDGVDTVVYSTAIPQDHIELAEARRRGLRVLHRSEALAVAMTNRQGIAIAGTHGKTTTTSIMTVILQHAGQDPSFVIGGEISAAGAAGHHGTGPHFVVEADESDKSFLIYRPHVAIITNIEGDHLNNWGDLESLKAGFLEFGSLADGFVVTCADGPGTDELIAGLKAEGKTVYTYGESESADLRISDVVSSTSGVRYQAVLDGKPLGEVKLALPGKHMGLNSAATVLTALKLGLPLDKVIEALESFPGVRRRFERKGIAAGVRVYDEYAYHPTSVQAALRTLREVAGDGRLLVVFQPYRVYRTRDLQAELAEGLAVADEVICMEVFGPGETRGPGEGGRALTAAIDLPDDRKVFVPDWDDVPAEVVRRSRPGDVVVTMGAPPISLMGDELLAALAEADQQPDLAR
- a CDS encoding cell division protein FtsQ/DivIB; amino-acid sequence: MTGGGNRNWRLVRANTDAVPSSARRFMARARQRKLKAAMPWLIGAGVLLAVGGLVWLVYGTAVLGVRQVEVVGTELLDPEQVRQAAAIPDNRPLARVDLGAAGARVRELPAVDRVVISRSWPSTVVIEVIERTAVAAVPAKQGFILIDDEGVPFRAVKEQPSGLPLARLSAPGPFDTNTESALAVLAALSDELRRQLVAVAVPSPVQIRLELRKGRVVIWGDDTKSDEKSKVATELLGQKGEEIDVSAPTVVTIR
- the ftsZ gene encoding cell division protein FtsZ; translation: MTPPHNYLAVIKVVGIGGGGVNAVNRMIEVGLKGVEFIAINTDAQALLMSDADVKLDVGRELTRGLGAGAQPDVGKNAAEDHRDEIEEVLKGADMVFVTCGEGGGTGTGGAPVVANIARKLGALTIGVVTRPFSFEGKRRQVQAEAGIDELRNQCDTLIVIPNDRLLALGDRGISMMDAFRQADQVLLSGVQGITDLITTPGLINLDFADVKSVMSNAGSALMGIGSARGDNRAVEAAERAISSPLLEQSMDGARGVLLSIAGGSDLGLFEINDAAQLVTDAAHPDANIIFGAVIDDALGDEVRVTVIAAGFDGGTPSYKPAEPVRKVVPQPSAPPVSAPVSPPPVQPAATPPPRRVLFDDVDVPDFLKNGS